A stretch of Henckelia pumila isolate YLH828 chromosome 4, ASM3356847v2, whole genome shotgun sequence DNA encodes these proteins:
- the LOC140862295 gene encoding uncharacterized protein: MAYHPEIDEQTERTIRTLEDMLRATIMDFGPTWHDHLALVEFAYNKSYHRSIGMAPFEAYIDAVVVGEHVFLRVSSLRKVMRFELKGKLSPRFINMFEILEKVGDVAYSLAFPPYLSDIHDLFHVSLLRQYVENESHILHPTEVKLDQDLSYVERPLRILHRKDKVLCNKRIPLVMVQLQRRRNEEAT; the protein is encoded by the exons AtggcctatcatccagagataGACGAACAGACTGAGAGGACGATTCGTACTCTCGAAGACATGCTCcgagcaacaattatggattttGGACCAACATGGCATGACCATTTGGCGTTGGTGGAGTTTGCGTATAATAAAAGCtatcatcgcagcattggcatggcaccattcgagGCTTATATAGACGCCGTTGTC GTAGGAGAACATGTGTTCCTACGAGTGTCATCTTtacggaaggtgatgagatttgaaCTCAAAGGCAAGTTGTCGCCGAGGTTTATTAATATGTTCGAGATTCTTGAAAAggttggagacgtggcttaCAGTCTAGCTTTTCCACCGTATCTTTCTGATATCCATGATTTGTTTCACGTGTCTTTGCTGAGGCAGTACGTGGAAAATGAGTCGCACatcttgcatccgaccgaggtgaAGTTGGACCAGGATTTATCTTATGTGGAGAGACCCCTCAGGATTCTccacaggaaggacaaggtactttgCAACAAGCGCATACCTCTAGTGATGGTGCAGTTGCAGCGTAGGCGAAACGAAGAAGCAACTTGA